TTTAGCAACTTATACTGCAGCAGATGAATTTGACCAAGCTGCAGCCGTAGGATTTATCAAACTTTGGGGTTTGCCAACTCAAGTCAATGCGCAAGTTAACAAAAATAAATAAGAATCGTTAAGAAAGTAGAAGTTATGGTGAAAAAACTTTGGGGTGGACGTTTTGAAGCTTCCTTGGATGAAAAAACAGAAAATTTTGGCGCCTCGATTAAATTTGAACAAAGATTAGCTCCGTTTGATTTACAAGGTTCTTTAGCTCATGTTAAAATGTTGAGTGCCACAGGAATTATTTCTGGTAAAGAGGCGGATGAAATTGTCGCTGGATTGAAGGCCTTAGAGGAAAAACTGCACAATCATGAAATTGAGTTTAAAATCGAAAATGAAGATATTCATATGAACATGGAAACTTATCTTTTAGAGGAAATTGGAGCAGTTGCAGGAAAACTTCATACAGCAAGATCAAGAAATGACCAAGTTGCAACAGATATGCACCTTTATCTAAAATCGGTATTGACAGAGGTTCTGTCTGTGCTGACAACGCTACGTTCAACGATTGTCAACCTTGCTGTAAACCATGTTGACACAATCATGCCAGGCTATACTCATCTGCAACACGCTCAGGCAATTTCTTTTGGGCAACATTTGATGGCTTATTATCAAATGTTTACACGAGATTTTGAACGTTTTGAGTTTAACTTTAAGCATACAGATATCAATCCTTTAGGCGCTGCTGCGCTGGCGGGGACAACTTTCCCCATTGACCGGAAAATGACAACAGAACTTTTGGGGTTTGCTGGGCCTTACGCCAATTCAATGGATGCGGTGTCTGACCGTGATTTTATAATAGAATTTTTATCTAATTCCAGCCTATTGATGCTCCATTTGTCGAGACTTTGTGAAGAGTTGATTTTGTGGTGCTCACACGAATTTAAATTTATCACTCTGTCAGATGCCTACTCAACAGGTTCCTCGATAATGCCGCAAAAGAAAAATCCAGATATGGCAGAGCTGATTCGCGGAAAAACAGGACGCGTTTATGGAAATCTGATGGGCTTACTTACGGTAATGAAAGGATTA
The DNA window shown above is from Lactococcus sp. S-13 and carries:
- the argH gene encoding argininosuccinate lyase; this encodes MVKKLWGGRFEASLDEKTENFGASIKFEQRLAPFDLQGSLAHVKMLSATGIISGKEADEIVAGLKALEEKLHNHEIEFKIENEDIHMNMETYLLEEIGAVAGKLHTARSRNDQVATDMHLYLKSVLTEVLSVLTTLRSTIVNLAVNHVDTIMPGYTHLQHAQAISFGQHLMAYYQMFTRDFERFEFNFKHTDINPLGAAALAGTTFPIDRKMTTELLGFAGPYANSMDAVSDRDFIIEFLSNSSLLMLHLSRLCEELILWCSHEFKFITLSDAYSTGSSIMPQKKNPDMAELIRGKTGRVYGNLMGLLTVMKGLPLAYNKDLQEDKEGMFDSADTILTSLTVMAGVLSTLKVNDVNMEESTAKDFSNATELADYLAAKGIPFRQAHAIVGQLVLDCVKKGIYLQDVSLQEYRALSDLIEEDVYEILKSRTAVARRTSLGGTAFDSVRKQIEQAKKELQS